One segment of Rhipicephalus sanguineus isolate Rsan-2018 chromosome 6, BIME_Rsan_1.4, whole genome shotgun sequence DNA contains the following:
- the LOC125758995 gene encoding uncharacterized protein LOC125758995 produces the protein MSDDNGSEQHDPGELASEDDMQMPNSPTAPGHGGKSLFGELFTDVVTERVVLSRGDILLMVLKHAVKNNSSFAGLTSILDLINRIFERPILPHSRYQLSKLLSKTGTTMTYYCFCPKCFTHIENAETNASFHCTKCGHKTSVSSLSDMPFFVTLDVESQLQRLLKDCTLLDLTKPLNHDGSLGDLYDGEMYRNFAAATQQCGPRISFTLNADGTPLFKSSGTSIWPIQLIVNEVPAEQRMSKLLLAALWFWKEKPNMELFQSTFVKQMSQLSESGFVLEQKGQLQTFKAYCICCVVDSVARAPMQGVTQFNGYFGCNWCLQKGERAGGSTKYPVQPVNPTERTESQMVEDMTTAVRQGVTVHGVKTASPLISLPYFHIVAGFVPDYMHCILLGVGRQFLDLWLESSGCAYSLSRKQHTIDERLMAIRPPKDVKRLPRPTKERKWWKAKELENWILYYSIPVLDGILDRRYLQHWACMVEALHIMLQCSIETSELTRAEKLLLEFHVRSEMHFGKAFMTYNMHQLTHIVKSIRDWGPLWAHSAFPFESGNGSLKEAIKAANGIPHQLCRVLQIENTVMELQDLAVSPSVVQYCNSFDAKVTHKSKSSSDGTRFFGSGIPIPPACSLPEQEIPPPSVQHRRMMVNGSILTDCSYASKKKTNSSVIQLLDGSFAIIEKIILSGDNTSICVRKLRCRPVNYDLVTVNHVQKVLFKESPAVIIQPLEIRSVSVLINLENVSYVCAPPSTLSL, from the exons ATGTCTGATGATAATGGTTCAGAGCAACATGATCCTGGAGAGCTGGCTTCAGAAGATGACATG CAAATGCCTAACAGTCCCACAGCGCCTGGTCATGGTGGCAAGTCGCTTTTTGGAGAGTTATTTACCGATGTTGTGACTGAAAGAGTGGTTCTGTCTAGAGGCGATATTCTCCTCATGGTGCTGAAGCACGCTGTCAAAAATAATTCATCATTCGCAGGGCTGACCAGCATCTTAGACCTTATCAACAGAATTTTCGAACGACCAATATTGCCTCATTCACGTTACCAGCTCTCCAAACTTTTGAGCAAAACAGGCACAACAATGACATATTATTGTTTTTGCCCCAAATGCTTCACACACATAGAAAATGCTGAAACAAATGCCTCTTTTCACTGCACAAAGTGCGGACACAAAACTAGTGTTTCTAGTTTATCTGATATGCCTTTTTTTGTGACTCTTGATGTGGAATCACAGTTGCAAAGATTGTTGAAAGACTGTACACTTCTTGACTTAACAAAGCCACTTAACCATGATGGCTCATTGGGTGATCTGTATGATGGCGAAATGTACCGCAATTTTGCAGCTGCAACACAGCAGTGTGGGCCCAGAATCAGCTTCACATTAAATGCTGATGGCACACCGCTTTTCAAGTCAAGTGGCACGTCCATTTGGCCTATTCAGCTAATTGTAAATGAGGTTCCGGCTGAGCAGAGAATGTCAAAACTTCTGCTTGCAGCATTGTGGTTCTGGAAGGAGAAGCCAAACATGGAGCTTTTTCAGAGCACATTTGTTAAGCAAATGAGCCAGCTTAGCGAAAGTGGCTTTGTCTTGGAGCAAAAGGGGCAACTTCAGACATTTAAAGCTTATTGCATTTGTTGTGTGGTTGACTCGGTTGCCAGGGCACCTATGCAAGGTGTCACTCAATTTAATGGTTATTTTGGGTGTAACTGGTGTTTACAGAAAGGTGAACGAGCTGGTGGTTCAACAAAGTACCCTGTTCAGCCAGTTAACCCCACTGAGCGTACAGAGAGCCAGATGGTTGAAGACATGACAACTGCAGTTAGGCAAGGAGTGACCGTTCATGGTGTAAAAACGGCATCTCCATTGATCAGCCTGCCTTATTTTCACATTGTAGCAGGATTTGTTCCTGATTACATGCATTGTATTTTACTTGGAGTAGGACGACAATTCTTAGATTTATGGTTAGAGTCTTCTGGTTGTGCTTACTCTCTAAGCCGCAAGCAACACACAATCGATGAGAGGCTTATGGCTATCAGGCCACCAAAGGATGTGAAAAGATTGCCAAGACCAACGAAGGAGCGGAAATGGTGGAAGGCGAAAGAGCTGGAAAATTGGATATTGTACTACAGCATTCCAGTACTTGATGGCATTCTTGACAGAAGATACCTTCAGCACTGGGCATGCATGGTTGAAGCTTTGCATATTATGCTGCAGTGCAGTATAGAAACTTCTGAGCTGACTAGAGCTGAGAAACTCTTGTTAGAATTTCATGTGCGTTCAGAAATGCATTTTGGAAAAGCTTTTATGACGTATAATATGCACCAGTTGACGCATATTGTAAAGAGTATTCGTGACTGGGGACCCCTGTGGGCACACTCTGCGTTTCCATTTGAATCGGGAAATGGGAGCCTCAAGGAAGCTATCAAAGCTGCAAATGGGATTCCCCATCAGCTGTGCAGAGTTCTGCAAATTGAAAATACTGTGATGGAACTGCAGGATCTGGCTGTCAGCCCTAGCGTGGTGCAGTACTGCAATTCTTTTGATGCCAAAGTCACACACAAAAGCAAAAGCAGCAGTGATGGCACCCGTTTCTTTGGAAGTGGTATTCCTATTCCACCAGCCTGTTCATTGCCTGAGCAAGAAATCCCACCACCTTCTGTACAGCACAGAAGAATGATGGTAAATGGTTCAATCCTGACAGACTGCTCATACGCGTCAAAGAAGAAGACTAATAGTTCAGTTATTCAACTCTTGGATGGGTCATTTGCCATTATTGAAAAGATCATTTTGAGTGGTGATAACACATCCATATGTGTCCGGAAACTTCGGTGCCGACCAGTAAATTATGACTTGGTGACTGTAAACCATGTGCAAAAAGTGCTATTCAAAGAGTCGCCGGCAGTAATTATTCAGCCTCTAGAAATAAGAAGTGTTAGTGTATTAATCAATTTGGAAAATGTTTCATACGTATGTGCACCTCCCAGCACCCTTTCTCTGTAG
- the LOC119397388 gene encoding uncharacterized protein LOC119397388, with protein MDQLPKRKKRGPYKRYINHGSDFVLPRSTKRACQHNEVPTDTSSSDDEAVSNNAAPGLSQAAGQASVLSDINSVLQTDTLSSQDEQETSNDACGAAASSMASAAVIRNTSELQATNDGPQHAIPMISHDKLAK; from the exons ATGGATCAACttccaaagagaaagaaaagaggccCATATAAACGATACATCAACCATGGATCGGACTTCGTGCTACCGAGAAGTACCAAGAGGGCTTGCCAACACAAT GAAGTGCCTACGGACACATCCTCATCTGATGATGAAGCAGTCTCCAACAATGCAGCGCCCGGACTAAGCCAAGCAGCAGGTCAAGCTTCAGTCTTGTCAGATATAAACAGCGTACTTCAAACTGATACGTTGAGTAGTCAGGATGAACAG GAAACTTCAAACGACGCTTGTGGTGCAGCGGCCTCCAGCATGGCATCTGCTGCGGTCATTCGCAATACTTCAGAACTGCAAGCAACCAATGATGGGCCACAGCATGCCATCCCGATGATTTCCCACGACAAATTGGCTAAATGA
- the LOC125758996 gene encoding uncharacterized protein LOC125758996, with protein MITHAKVRYEDDRKLAVVDIRDIENFHPENAKDFKSKFFYSVKWTDPDGTSDFYRARILALGESEEDLEAEGRGRQRLRFERMAYSPDGEDEDDDVEPERPAKKPSGPRQELLDMLKKKLTTSSKGRKLL; from the exons ATGATCACGCACGCAAAAGTGCGGTATGAGGATGATCGAAAACTTGCGGTTGTGGACATTCGAGACATAGAAAACTTCCATCCCGAGAACGCGAAGGATTTCAAATCGAAGTTCTTTTATTCGGTGAAATGGACCGATCCGGACGGGACCTCGGACTTTTACCGGGCTCGGATTCTAGCTCTGGGAG AATCAGAAGAAGACCTGGAGGCGGAGGGAAGAGGCCGGCAGAGGCTTAGATTTGAAAGAATGGCATATTCGCCTGACGGCGAAGATGAAGACGATGATGTCGAGCCAGAG CGTCCTGCAAAAAAGCCCTCTGGCCCAAGGCAGGAGCTATTggacatgttaaaaaaaaaactgacgacaTCCAGCAAAGGGAGGAAGCTGCTttaa
- the LOC119397389 gene encoding BEN domain-containing protein 5: MLRVDDAGYSRASCSTKSGPDHSTREVDIDSMDVIPREKTPPQDDYARKENAMVDIGGGLQINSSAWHHIQGHQKDSLFVKDLLLGIWPKDQLKNRSLQGKRCPRFPDRPAKAPLTPWKVEVMRGKCSCFL; this comes from the exons ATGCTTCGTGTTGATGATGCAGGCTACAGTAGAGCTTCGTGCTCCACTAAGAGCGGACCAGACCACTCGACGAGGGAAGTGGATATTGACAGCATGGACGTGATTCCTAGGGAGAAAACACCGCCACAGGATGATTACGCAAGAAAAGAGAATGCCATG GTGGACATTGGCGGtggccttcaaataaattctagCGCATGGCACCACATTCAGGGCCATCAAAAGGATTCCCTTTTCGTTAAGGACCTCCTCCTGGGAATTTGGCCCAAGGACCAGCTGAAAAACCGCTCTTTGCAAG GGAAGCGGTGTCCACGATTTCCTGATCGGCCTGCAAAGGCTCCACTGACACCTTGGAAAGTGGAAGTGATGCGTGGTAAGTGTTCATGCTTTTTATGA